In Stutzerimonas stutzeri, a genomic segment contains:
- a CDS encoding MurR/RpiR family transcriptional regulator gives MDRMKNLLEQIKNRLDELNKAERKVAEVILSDPQQATRYSIAALAQAAKVSEPTVNRFCRSFGAAGYPVLKIQLAQSLASGAAYVSRAVEADDGPEAYTRKIFGSAIASLDSACQAIDPQVISHAVDLMIQARQIHFFGLGASASVALDAQHKFFRFNLPVTAHSDVLMQRMLASVAHTGDLFVIISYTGRTRELVEAATIARDNGASVLGLTAADSPLAKVCTLSLDIPLPEDTDIYMPMTSRIIQLTVLDALAAGVTLRRGVDFQPHLRKIKESLMATRYPPEES, from the coding sequence ATGGATCGCATGAAAAATCTCTTGGAACAGATAAAAAATCGGCTCGACGAGCTGAACAAAGCGGAAAGGAAGGTCGCCGAGGTGATACTGAGCGACCCGCAACAGGCCACTCGCTACAGCATTGCGGCGCTGGCACAAGCGGCGAAGGTCAGTGAGCCGACGGTCAATCGTTTCTGCCGATCGTTCGGCGCGGCCGGTTATCCCGTACTCAAGATCCAGCTGGCCCAGAGCCTGGCGAGTGGCGCGGCCTATGTCAGCCGCGCCGTTGAGGCGGATGATGGTCCTGAGGCCTACACTCGAAAGATCTTCGGCAGCGCCATTGCGTCACTGGACAGCGCATGTCAGGCGATCGATCCGCAAGTCATCAGCCATGCCGTGGACCTGATGATCCAGGCGCGGCAGATCCATTTCTTCGGCCTTGGTGCGTCTGCGTCAGTCGCGCTGGATGCCCAGCACAAGTTCTTTCGATTCAACCTACCGGTGACAGCTCATAGCGACGTGCTCATGCAGCGGATGCTGGCGTCGGTGGCGCATACCGGCGATCTATTCGTGATCATCTCCTACACCGGACGCACTCGCGAGCTGGTGGAGGCCGCGACAATCGCGCGTGACAACGGGGCTTCAGTCCTGGGGCTGACCGCTGCTGACTCGCCATTGGCCAAGGTCTGCACGCTGAGCCTGGACATACCCTTGCCGGAAGACACGGACATCTATATGCCAATGACCTCGCGGATCATTCAACTGACCGTGCTCGATGCGCTAGCTGCTGGTGTCACCCTGCGGCGTGGGGTCGATTTCCAGCCACATCTGCGCAAGATCAAGGAGAGCCTGATGGCGACCCGCTATCCGCCCGAAGAAAGCTGA
- a CDS encoding DUF1289 domain-containing protein, with protein sequence MGDKAKNPCVSICKLKDDVCIGCGRSRDEMKAWKGMKNKERKAVNALAVERLKALNKARKKKR encoded by the coding sequence TTGGGCGACAAGGCGAAGAACCCGTGCGTCAGTATTTGCAAGCTCAAGGACGACGTCTGCATCGGCTGCGGACGCAGCCGGGACGAGATGAAGGCCTGGAAGGGCATGAAGAACAAGGAGCGCAAGGCGGTCAACGCGCTGGCCGTCGAGCGGCTGAAAGCGTTGAACAAAGCGCGGAAGAAAAAGAGGTGA
- a CDS encoding maltoporin, which produces MKKTTRLGLAVSLASLAMPFTVQALDFNGYVRSGVGESSGSASQACFQLPGAPSKFRLGNECEQYAELGLRQDLFTLSDGSVLSLEGMAALYNEYDHTPKFTGDHGWARMVQAYAEWSKVPALNGGSLWAGRRFYKRNDIHISDFYYWNQSATGAGIEDMEIGGLKYSYAFSRKDSVFQDNYINRHDFNVGGFDTNPGGELEFGVSYIDEPDREDAHSGWSVTAQHKQIGFLGGSNTFALQYGEGPGTGLGYTGDVTLGSSDKSWRVVEYFDWQVTPRFGGQIQAVYQKDKRQDGGDQDWISVGVRPVYALTDQFKLVAEIGHDQIDAPEGTRKLTKFTVAPTWSPAGPDFWARPEVRLYYTYAQWNEAAQAAANLMAAGSALSDTGAFGGDQHGSNFGVQVEYWWD; this is translated from the coding sequence ATGAAAAAAACCACACGCCTGGGCCTCGCGGTATCGCTGGCGAGTCTCGCCATGCCATTCACCGTTCAGGCATTGGATTTCAACGGTTACGTGCGCAGCGGCGTAGGCGAGTCGAGCGGTAGCGCTTCGCAAGCCTGTTTTCAGTTGCCGGGAGCCCCTTCCAAGTTCCGTCTCGGCAATGAGTGCGAGCAGTACGCGGAGCTGGGGCTGCGTCAGGATCTGTTCACGCTGAGCGATGGCTCGGTGCTGAGCCTCGAGGGTATGGCGGCGCTATACAACGAATATGACCACACGCCGAAATTCACGGGTGATCATGGCTGGGCGCGGATGGTGCAAGCCTACGCCGAGTGGAGCAAGGTGCCGGCACTCAATGGTGGTTCGTTGTGGGCGGGGCGGCGTTTCTACAAGCGGAACGACATCCATATCTCCGACTTCTACTATTGGAACCAGAGTGCCACTGGTGCCGGTATCGAGGATATGGAGATTGGCGGGCTGAAGTACAGCTACGCCTTTTCACGCAAGGACAGTGTTTTCCAGGACAATTACATCAATCGTCACGACTTCAACGTCGGTGGCTTCGATACTAACCCTGGCGGAGAACTCGAATTCGGCGTCAGTTATATCGACGAGCCGGATCGCGAGGACGCCCACAGCGGTTGGTCGGTTACTGCCCAGCACAAACAGATCGGCTTTCTCGGTGGTAGCAATACCTTCGCGCTGCAGTATGGCGAGGGGCCTGGGACCGGCTTGGGCTACACCGGCGATGTCACGCTGGGCAGCAGCGACAAGAGCTGGCGTGTAGTGGAATATTTCGATTGGCAGGTGACGCCGCGTTTTGGTGGTCAGATCCAAGCGGTCTATCAGAAAGACAAACGCCAAGACGGCGGCGATCAGGACTGGATCTCGGTTGGTGTGCGCCCGGTCTACGCCCTGACCGATCAATTCAAGCTGGTCGCAGAGATCGGCCACGATCAGATCGACGCGCCGGAAGGCACCCGCAAGCTGACCAAATTTACCGTGGCGCCCACCTGGTCACCGGCAGGTCCCGACTTTTGGGCACGCCCCGAAGTGCGTTTGTATTACACCTATGCCCAGTGGAACGAAGCGGCTCAAGCCGCGGCCAACCTGATGGCAGCCGGTAGTGCGCTGTCCGACACCGGCGCCTTTGGTGGCGATCAGCACGGTTCGAATTTCGGGGTGCAGGTCGAGTACTGGTGGGATTGA
- a CDS encoding ABC transporter ATP-binding protein, whose product MAALELCNVRKSYPGSAHETLKDIDLKIDDGEFLILVGPSGCGKSTLMNCIAGLEEISGGEIRVDGADISGASPKDRDIAMVFQSYALYPTMTVQENIAFGLKMRKVPAAKIDEEVSRVAKLLQIEHLLGRKPSQLSGGQQQRVAMGRALARRPKIYLFDEPLSNLDAKLRVEMRTEIKLMHQRLKTTTVYVTHDQIEAMTLGDKVAVMKDGIVQQFGTPKEIYNNPANLFVASFIGSPPMNFIPLRLSRDAGGWRALLESGQDRCELPLNLTDTDSLDGRDVLLGIRPEQISVGEQGSLPALRAEVQIIEPTGPDTMIFVSLNQTKVCCRLAPDAAPSPGESLILRFEPDKVLLFDAQTGERLGVKPDNGSTGRNGTVTRLVAR is encoded by the coding sequence ATGGCTGCACTCGAACTTTGCAATGTCCGCAAAAGCTATCCCGGAAGCGCTCATGAAACACTAAAGGACATCGACCTGAAGATCGATGACGGCGAGTTCCTTATCCTCGTCGGACCTTCGGGTTGCGGAAAATCCACCTTGATGAATTGCATTGCCGGTCTGGAAGAAATCTCCGGCGGAGAGATTCGCGTCGACGGTGCCGATATCAGCGGCGCAAGCCCTAAGGATCGTGACATCGCGATGGTGTTTCAGTCCTACGCGCTATACCCGACCATGACCGTTCAGGAAAACATCGCCTTCGGCCTGAAAATGCGCAAGGTGCCGGCGGCAAAGATCGACGAAGAAGTGTCTCGGGTCGCCAAGCTGCTACAAATCGAACATCTGCTGGGGCGTAAACCGTCACAGCTGTCCGGTGGGCAGCAACAGCGTGTCGCCATGGGGCGAGCATTAGCGCGGCGGCCAAAGATCTATCTGTTCGACGAGCCGCTATCCAACCTCGACGCCAAGTTGCGGGTGGAGATGCGGACTGAAATCAAACTGATGCACCAGCGGCTGAAGACCACCACCGTCTACGTCACGCACGATCAGATCGAGGCGATGACGCTTGGCGACAAGGTGGCGGTAATGAAGGACGGCATCGTCCAGCAGTTCGGCACGCCGAAAGAGATTTACAACAACCCGGCCAATTTATTCGTCGCGAGCTTCATCGGGTCGCCGCCGATGAATTTCATCCCGCTGCGCCTGAGTCGCGATGCGGGTGGCTGGCGAGCCCTGCTTGAAAGTGGTCAGGATCGCTGCGAACTACCGCTGAACCTGACGGATACCGACTCGCTGGACGGGCGCGACGTCCTTCTTGGGATCAGGCCTGAGCAGATCAGCGTGGGAGAGCAGGGCAGCCTGCCGGCATTGCGAGCTGAAGTGCAGATCATCGAGCCGACAGGACCGGATACGATGATTTTTGTCAGCCTCAACCAAACCAAGGTTTGCTGTCGCTTAGCACCGGATGCAGCGCCCAGCCCGGGCGAGAGCCTGATATTGCGGTTCGAGCCCGACAAAGTGCTGCTTTTCGATGCCCAGACCGGCGAGCGTTTGGGTGTAAAGCCTGACAACGGTTCAACGGGCCGCAACGGAACGGTCACGCGGCTGGTTGCCCGCTGA
- a CDS encoding carbohydrate ABC transporter permease — MTRTFSPSRLAIHATLLLAVALYLVPLVVMLLTSFKTPDDIRTGNLLSWPEAFTVIGWVKAWGVVDGFFWNSVKIAVPAVLISTAIGALNGYVLSMWRFRGSQLFFGLLLFGCFLPFQTVLLPASFTLGKFGLANTTAGLVLVHVVYGIAFTTLFFRNYYVSVPDALVRAARLDGAGFFTIFGRILLPMSTPIIMVCLIWQFTQIWNDFLFGVVFASGDAQPITVALNNLVNTSTGAKEYNVDMAAAMIAGLPTLVVYILAGKYFLRGLTAGAVKG; from the coding sequence ATGACTAGAACATTCAGCCCGAGCCGCCTGGCCATCCACGCCACGCTGTTGCTGGCGGTTGCGTTGTACCTGGTGCCGCTGGTGGTGATGTTGCTGACCAGCTTCAAGACGCCCGACGATATCCGCACCGGCAACCTGTTGTCCTGGCCTGAGGCGTTCACCGTAATTGGATGGGTCAAGGCCTGGGGCGTGGTCGACGGTTTCTTCTGGAACTCGGTGAAAATTGCCGTACCCGCCGTGCTGATTTCCACAGCGATTGGTGCCTTGAACGGTTATGTCCTGTCGATGTGGCGCTTCCGCGGATCACAGCTGTTCTTCGGGTTGTTGCTGTTCGGCTGTTTCCTGCCGTTCCAGACCGTGTTGCTGCCAGCCTCTTTCACGCTCGGGAAGTTCGGTCTGGCCAACACCACGGCCGGCCTGGTGCTGGTACATGTGGTCTACGGGATCGCCTTTACCACACTGTTCTTCCGCAACTACTACGTGAGCGTGCCAGATGCCCTAGTCCGTGCAGCGCGGCTGGACGGTGCTGGATTCTTCACTATTTTCGGACGAATTCTGCTGCCCATGTCGACCCCGATCATCATGGTCTGCCTGATTTGGCAGTTCACTCAGATCTGGAACGACTTCCTTTTCGGCGTGGTGTTCGCCAGCGGCGACGCCCAGCCCATCACCGTGGCGCTGAACAATCTGGTCAACACCAGCACGGGCGCCAAGGAATACAACGTCGATATGGCTGCGGCAATGATCGCCGGGCTGCCAACGCTGGTGGTGTACATCCTCGCCGGCAAATATTTCCTGCGCGGGCTTACGGCCGGCGCGGTCAAGGGTTAG
- a CDS encoding carbohydrate ABC transporter permease gives MSVATVMTKPSPMDALQRWLPKLVVAPTMLVVLVGFYGYILWTLVLSFTNSSFMPSYKWVGLQQYARLMENDRWWVASQNLLVFGGLFIGISLVIGVFLAVLLDQRIRREGFIRTVYLYPMALSMIVTGTAWQWLLNPGLGIDKMLRDWGWEGFRFDWLVDPDRVVYCLVIAAVWQASGFVMALFLAGLRGVDQSIVRAAQIDGASLPSIYMRIILPSLRPVFFSAVMILAHIAIKSFDLVAAMTGGGPGYASDLPAMFMYNFTFSRGQMGIGSASAMMMLGAILAILVPYLYSELRGKRHD, from the coding sequence ATGAGTGTCGCGACGGTAATGACCAAGCCCTCACCCATGGATGCGCTTCAGCGCTGGCTTCCTAAATTGGTGGTGGCGCCGACCATGTTGGTGGTCTTGGTCGGCTTCTATGGCTACATCCTCTGGACGCTGGTGCTGTCCTTTACCAACTCCAGCTTCATGCCCAGCTACAAGTGGGTCGGCTTGCAACAATACGCCCGCCTGATGGAGAACGACCGCTGGTGGGTAGCGAGCCAGAACCTGCTGGTATTCGGCGGCCTGTTTATTGGCATCAGCCTCGTGATCGGCGTGTTTCTAGCGGTGTTGTTGGATCAGCGAATCCGCCGTGAAGGCTTCATCCGGACCGTCTATTTGTACCCGATGGCATTGTCGATGATCGTCACCGGCACCGCCTGGCAATGGTTGCTCAATCCAGGTCTTGGCATCGACAAGATGCTCCGTGATTGGGGCTGGGAAGGTTTTCGCTTCGACTGGTTAGTCGACCCGGACCGCGTCGTTTATTGCCTCGTGATTGCGGCGGTATGGCAGGCCTCCGGCTTCGTCATGGCGCTCTTTCTCGCTGGGCTACGCGGCGTCGACCAATCCATCGTACGCGCCGCGCAGATCGACGGCGCCAGCCTGCCGAGCATCTACATGCGCATCATCCTGCCGAGCCTTCGGCCAGTATTTTTTAGCGCAGTGATGATCCTTGCTCACATCGCTATCAAGAGTTTCGATCTGGTGGCGGCCATGACCGGGGGAGGACCCGGGTACGCCTCCGACCTGCCCGCGATGTTCATGTACAACTTCACGTTCAGCCGTGGACAGATGGGCATTGGCTCCGCCAGCGCGATGATGATGCTGGGCGCGATCCTGGCGATCCTGGTGCCGTATCTCTACTCGGAACTGCGGGGCAAGCGCCATGACTAG
- a CDS encoding ABC transporter substrate-binding protein, producing MNAMTRLATVVSLASLLPLSALAADSKGTVEVVHWWTSGGEAAAVNVLRDLVNKDGFTWKDGAVAGGAGSAAMTVLKTRVVSGNPPGAAQIKGPDLQEWGALDLLSPLDEVAEANDWDGLLSKTVSNTMKYDGHYVAVPVNIHRVNWLWINPQVFEKAGIDKAPTTLEELYAAGDKLKAAGFVPLAHGGQPWQDSTVFEGLVLAIMGADGFHKAFVEHDEATLTSAQMTEVFTALKKLSTYMDDNRAGRDWNLATAQVIDGKAGMQIMGDWAKSEWTAAGKVAGKDYQCVPMPGTAGSYTYNIDSIAMFKLKDEGDVAAQHALARIALEPEFQYVFNQNKGSIPVRSDLDMSKFDSCAQASMKDFKEADKNGHLEPSMAHSMATNLAVQGAIFDVVTNFMSEKSADPSKAGAQLYAAIKSAQ from the coding sequence ATGAACGCGATGACTCGCCTCGCCACAGTTGTTTCTCTTGCCTCCTTGCTCCCCCTTTCGGCACTGGCTGCTGATTCCAAGGGCACTGTCGAAGTGGTCCACTGGTGGACGTCTGGCGGTGAAGCCGCCGCTGTGAATGTTCTGCGCGACCTGGTCAACAAGGACGGTTTTACCTGGAAAGACGGTGCAGTCGCCGGCGGCGCAGGTTCTGCAGCCATGACCGTGCTGAAGACTCGCGTGGTGTCCGGTAATCCGCCGGGCGCAGCGCAGATCAAGGGCCCTGATTTGCAGGAGTGGGGCGCTCTCGACCTCCTCAGTCCGCTCGATGAAGTAGCCGAGGCCAACGACTGGGATGGCCTGCTGTCGAAGACTGTATCCAACACCATGAAATACGATGGCCACTACGTCGCGGTGCCGGTGAATATCCACCGCGTCAACTGGCTGTGGATCAATCCACAGGTGTTCGAGAAGGCCGGGATCGACAAGGCGCCCACTACTCTCGAAGAACTCTATGCTGCGGGTGACAAGCTCAAGGCTGCCGGCTTCGTACCATTGGCCCATGGTGGCCAACCATGGCAAGACAGCACTGTTTTCGAAGGTCTGGTGCTGGCCATCATGGGCGCCGATGGCTTTCACAAAGCGTTCGTCGAGCATGACGAGGCGACCCTTACCAGCGCGCAGATGACCGAAGTGTTTACCGCGCTGAAGAAACTCTCCACCTACATGGACGACAATCGTGCCGGCCGTGACTGGAACCTCGCCACTGCACAAGTGATCGACGGCAAGGCCGGGATGCAGATCATGGGTGACTGGGCGAAGAGCGAATGGACGGCCGCCGGCAAAGTGGCAGGCAAGGATTATCAGTGCGTACCGATGCCCGGCACTGCTGGTAGTTACACCTACAACATCGACTCCATCGCCATGTTCAAGCTCAAGGACGAAGGTGACGTCGCGGCGCAGCATGCCTTGGCACGGATCGCTCTGGAGCCCGAATTCCAGTATGTGTTCAACCAGAACAAGGGTTCGATTCCGGTGCGCTCCGACTTGGACATGAGCAAGTTCGACAGCTGCGCACAAGCGTCGATGAAGGACTTCAAGGAAGCCGACAAAAATGGCCATTTGGAGCCGAGCATGGCGCATAGCATGGCCACCAACCTGGCGGTGCAAGGTGCCATCTTCGATGTGGTGACCAACTTCATGAGCGAGAAGAGCGCCGATCCGAGCAAAGCTGGGGCGCAGCTCTACGCGGCGATCAAGTCGGCCCAATAG
- a CDS encoding AGE family epimerase/isomerase, whose translation MKTAELPSGSWLHKPAHMAWLAGEGMRLLPFAWASRVDEGFAPLDASGHLPQHACAELIHTTRMTHCFALAHIQGIPGYAELVDHGLAALQGALHDAEFGGWFADATRKGDKSAYLHAFVALAASSAVVAGRPVAPALLDEAIAVLETRFWSEEEGALRESLSHDWQQEEAYRGANSNMHATEAFLALADATGNTVWLLRALRIAERLIHGHAAASEHVVIEHFDHEWRPLPDYNDDNRADPFRPYGSTPGHSFEWARLLLNLEAALEHAGLAAPGWLLEDACGLFAKACRDAWHADGAPGLVYSLDWASQPVVRARLHWVHAEASAAAAALLKRTGASFYEGWYRCFWEFSASHLIDLQNGSWHHELNSENQPASSIWPGKPDLYHAYQAVLLPRLPLTPSLATALIAM comes from the coding sequence ATGAAAACTGCTGAATTACCCTCGGGCAGCTGGCTGCATAAGCCTGCTCACATGGCCTGGCTGGCTGGCGAAGGCATGCGCCTGCTTCCGTTCGCCTGGGCTTCGCGAGTCGACGAAGGATTCGCCCCACTCGATGCGAGCGGGCATCTTCCGCAACACGCCTGCGCTGAGTTGATCCATACCACGCGCATGACTCATTGTTTTGCCCTGGCGCACATTCAGGGTATTCCTGGGTATGCCGAGCTGGTCGACCACGGGCTCGCCGCGCTGCAAGGCGCCTTGCATGATGCTGAGTTCGGCGGTTGGTTCGCCGATGCAACGCGCAAGGGTGACAAGTCGGCGTACCTGCATGCCTTCGTCGCCCTGGCTGCCAGTTCCGCAGTGGTCGCTGGCCGTCCTGTGGCTCCTGCCTTGCTGGATGAGGCGATCGCGGTCCTAGAGACGCGCTTCTGGAGCGAAGAGGAGGGCGCCTTGCGTGAAAGCCTGAGCCACGACTGGCAGCAGGAAGAGGCTTATCGGGGCGCCAACAGCAACATGCACGCTACCGAGGCCTTTCTCGCCCTGGCCGACGCCACTGGCAACACGGTGTGGCTGCTTCGCGCCCTGCGCATCGCGGAGCGCCTGATCCATGGTCATGCAGCGGCAAGTGAACATGTAGTGATCGAGCATTTCGATCATGAATGGCGTCCGCTGCCGGACTATAACGACGATAACCGTGCCGACCCGTTCCGCCCCTACGGCAGCACGCCGGGCCATAGCTTCGAGTGGGCGCGCCTGCTGCTGAACCTGGAAGCCGCCTTGGAGCATGCCGGGCTCGCTGCGCCGGGATGGCTGCTCGAAGATGCCTGTGGGTTGTTCGCCAAGGCCTGCCGTGATGCCTGGCACGCAGACGGTGCCCCTGGGTTGGTGTATTCCCTCGATTGGGCGAGCCAGCCGGTGGTGCGCGCGCGCTTGCATTGGGTACACGCCGAAGCCAGCGCAGCGGCTGCGGCGCTGCTCAAACGCACAGGGGCATCGTTTTATGAGGGTTGGTACCGTTGTTTTTGGGAGTTCTCTGCGAGCCATCTCATCGATCTGCAAAACGGCAGCTGGCACCATGAACTCAATAGCGAAAACCAGCCAGCAAGTAGCATCTGGCCGGGCAAACCCGATCTCTATCACGCCTACCAGGCCGTGTTGTTGCCGCGCCTGCCACTGACGCCGAGCCTTGCGACGGCCCTCATTGCTATGTAA
- a CDS encoding ATP-binding protein: protein MTRSARRRWLPVPRSLLGRMLFLTLLVVLLAQALSSFIWVSQLRASQMEGLLTSARSLAHSMAASVSYFRSLPLGYRPLVLDQLRSMGGTRFFVSLNDKPLEMQILPPTERKQAVLAQVDEVLRERLGKNVDMSVNFVSPDDLRIFNGGLKLDELPRSWAHYALSLEPLNPPVLVTQIQIAPDEWLYLASLMPAPYVSLEDQGIPNQQLWFIVLTTSFLLLFIGILVHWQSRPLKHLARAAREMSLGSEVELLPEAGGSEVVEVSRAFNSMRERIGRYLTERSQLFSAISHDLRTPITRLRLRVELLDDETLQGKFSRDLDELELLVKGALQCVKDTDIHENIEPLDLNLLLDCVTEPYLAPAGNGRVTVQGRALAPYAGKPLALKRCIGNLLDNALKYGERAHLFIEDDKNIFVLHVDDEGPGVPETWLKQVFEPNFRLAAKQPGYGLGLGIARNIAHSHGGEVSLCNLRKGGLRVTLCLPRKLE from the coding sequence ATGACTCGCTCAGCTAGACGTCGGTGGTTGCCGGTGCCGCGCTCGCTGCTCGGACGAATGCTTTTTCTGACCCTGCTGGTGGTGTTGCTGGCACAGGCGCTGTCGAGCTTCATCTGGGTGTCGCAACTGCGCGCCAGTCAGATGGAGGGGTTGCTGACCAGCGCACGCAGTCTGGCGCATTCAATGGCCGCCAGCGTCAGCTATTTTCGTTCGCTGCCGCTGGGCTATCGGCCGCTGGTGCTCGATCAATTGCGCAGCATGGGCGGTACGCGCTTTTTCGTATCGCTGAACGACAAGCCGCTGGAAATGCAAATTTTGCCGCCCACCGAACGCAAGCAGGCGGTGCTGGCGCAGGTCGACGAGGTGCTGCGTGAACGCTTGGGCAAAAATGTCGATATGTCGGTCAACTTTGTCAGCCCGGACGACCTGCGCATTTTCAATGGCGGGCTGAAGCTCGACGAACTGCCGCGATCCTGGGCACATTACGCATTGAGCCTGGAACCGCTGAATCCGCCCGTACTGGTAACGCAGATCCAGATCGCCCCTGACGAGTGGCTCTATCTTGCATCGCTGATGCCGGCACCCTACGTCAGCCTCGAAGATCAAGGGATTCCTAACCAGCAACTCTGGTTCATCGTTCTCACGACCAGCTTTCTGCTGTTGTTTATCGGCATCCTCGTTCACTGGCAGAGCCGACCACTCAAACACCTGGCGCGCGCGGCGCGAGAAATGTCGCTGGGTAGCGAGGTGGAATTGCTGCCGGAAGCGGGCGGCAGCGAGGTGGTCGAGGTCAGTCGGGCATTCAACAGCATGCGTGAACGCATCGGTCGCTACCTGACCGAGCGTAGCCAGTTGTTCAGCGCGATCTCCCATGATTTGCGTACTCCAATCACCCGGCTGCGGCTGCGTGTTGAACTCCTGGATGACGAGACGCTCCAGGGGAAATTCAGCCGGGACCTCGACGAGCTGGAGTTGCTGGTGAAAGGCGCTCTGCAATGCGTCAAGGACACGGATATTCACGAAAACATCGAACCGCTCGACCTCAATTTGCTGCTTGATTGTGTCACCGAACCTTACCTTGCACCCGCCGGCAACGGGCGCGTTACAGTTCAAGGCAGAGCGCTCGCGCCCTATGCCGGCAAGCCGTTGGCCCTCAAGCGCTGCATCGGCAATCTGCTGGACAACGCGTTGAAGTATGGCGAGCGGGCGCATCTGTTTATCGAAGATGACAAGAACATCTTCGTTCTGCACGTTGATGATGAAGGCCCCGGCGTGCCTGAAACCTGGCTGAAGCAGGTGTTCGAGCCGAACTTCCGTCTGGCAGCCAAGCAACCCGGCTATGGTCTCGGGCTCGGTATCGCACGCAATATTGCCCACAGTCATGGCGGCGAGGTCAGCCTTTGCAATCTGCGGAAAGGCGGGCTTCGTGTGACCTTGTGTCTACCCCGCAAGCTCGAGTGA
- a CDS encoding response regulator translates to MSQSGRSILLVDDDQEIRELLETYLSRSGFRVRTVADGAQFREAMGNDTADLVILDVMLPDEDGFSLCRWVRGHQRLAQMPIIMLTASSDETDRVIGLELGADDYLGKPFSPRELLARIKALLRRVSFAHERGSDVLAFDEWRLDMVSHRLFHQDGEEVLLSGADFALLKLFLDHPQQILDRDTIANATRGREVMPLDRIVDMAVSRLRQRLRDTGKCPRLIRTVRGSGYLLAAQVLPHHDSLS, encoded by the coding sequence GTGAGCCAGAGTGGAAGATCGATTCTGCTGGTCGATGACGACCAGGAAATTCGCGAATTGCTGGAAACCTATCTGAGCCGTTCGGGCTTTCGAGTGCGCACCGTTGCTGACGGCGCGCAGTTTCGCGAAGCCATGGGCAACGATACGGCGGACTTGGTGATTCTCGACGTTATGCTGCCCGACGAAGACGGCTTCAGTCTGTGCCGCTGGGTGCGTGGCCATCAGCGGCTGGCACAGATGCCAATTATCATGCTTACCGCCAGTTCCGACGAGACCGATCGCGTCATTGGCTTGGAGCTGGGTGCGGACGACTACCTGGGCAAACCCTTCAGCCCTCGGGAATTGCTGGCCCGAATCAAGGCCCTGCTGCGCCGGGTCAGCTTCGCTCACGAACGCGGCAGCGACGTGCTGGCCTTCGACGAATGGCGGCTGGATATGGTCAGCCACCGGCTCTTCCATCAGGACGGCGAGGAGGTGCTTCTGTCCGGCGCCGATTTCGCCTTGCTCAAGCTTTTTCTCGATCACCCACAGCAGATACTTGATCGCGACACCATCGCCAACGCGACTCGTGGCCGCGAGGTGATGCCGCTCGATCGGATCGTCGACATGGCGGTCAGTCGTCTGCGCCAGCGCCTGCGTGATACCGGCAAGTGCCCGCGATTGATCCGTACCGTTCGCGGCAGTGGCTACCTGCTCGCCGCCCAGGTGTTACCGCATCATGACTCGCTCAGCTAG